A genomic segment from Truepera sp. encodes:
- the pdxH gene encoding pyridoxamine 5'-phosphate oxidase: MEFDDLRRAYRAGSLSKAELTADPIDLFREWLQHAVDARELEPNAMALSTVGADGRPSVRFVLLKHVTAEGITFFTNYQSRKAGELDASHVAAAAFWWPQLERQVRIEGTVERVPRRVSEEYFRSRPYGSQLGAWISPQSQRLADRDELEALAAEMRGRFPEGAVPCPPHWGGYLLRPERVEFWQGREDRLHDRFLYSLEGGAWSVGRLAP, translated from the coding sequence ATGGAATTCGATGACCTTCGCCGCGCCTACCGAGCAGGCAGCCTGAGTAAGGCCGAACTCACCGCGGACCCGATCGACCTCTTCAGGGAGTGGCTGCAGCACGCCGTGGACGCCAGGGAACTGGAACCGAACGCGATGGCGCTCTCCACGGTCGGGGCGGACGGGCGCCCGAGCGTGCGGTTCGTGCTGCTCAAGCACGTGACGGCGGAGGGCATCACCTTCTTCACCAACTACCAGAGCAGGAAGGCGGGCGAGCTCGACGCCTCGCACGTGGCAGCGGCCGCGTTCTGGTGGCCACAGCTCGAGCGGCAGGTGCGCATCGAAGGCACCGTGGAACGCGTGCCCCGGAGAGTCTCCGAAGAGTATTTCCGGTCACGGCCATACGGCTCGCAGTTGGGGGCGTGGATCTCGCCGCAGTCGCAGCGCCTTGCAGACCGGGACGAGCTGGAGGCCCTCGCGGCCGAGATGCGTGGCCGCTTCCCCGAGGGCGCGGTGCCCTGTCCACCACACTGGGGCGGCTACCTTCTCAGGCCCGAGCGCGTCGAGTTCTGGCAGGGGCGCGAGGACCGGCTCCACGACCGCTTCCTCTACTCACTCGAGGGAGGTGCGTGGAGCGTCGGCCGCCTCGCGCCCTGA
- the nagA gene encoding N-acetylglucosamine-6-phosphate deacetylase, producing the protein MTELRGTLVLRHGLFRGVIEYGTSIEAVEVEAEGGGALPFILPGFVDTHVHGGGGFDTMDGADGVAGMALFHLRHGVTTLLPTTITNPWREVMGALAGVAEVKAGGSRHVMPDLPGVHLEGPFISPHRLGAQPPFALVPTPDLVDEVLETGVVRLVTLAPELEHSSTAAARFAAAGVRVSFGHTVATAEQVALVTEVVRGSRGTVGFTHLFNAMSQLGSREPGAVGAALADAEAYAELILDLHHVHPTSFRAALAAKPEHLHLITDAVRACGMAEGVSELGGQRVMVKDGAVRLESGNLAGSVLTLDQALRNAVEFGGVDLPTASRALSGVPARYLGLADRGELAVGRRADLVVLGADLRVQDVYVAGRRLR; encoded by the coding sequence ATGACCGAGCTGCGCGGGACGCTCGTCTTACGCCACGGACTCTTCCGCGGCGTCATCGAGTACGGCACCTCGATAGAGGCGGTGGAAGTCGAAGCCGAGGGCGGCGGTGCGTTGCCGTTCATCCTGCCGGGCTTCGTGGATACCCACGTGCATGGCGGCGGTGGCTTCGACACCATGGATGGAGCCGATGGCGTGGCCGGCATGGCGCTGTTCCACCTGAGGCACGGCGTGACCACCTTGCTGCCCACGACCATCACCAACCCGTGGAGAGAGGTCATGGGTGCTCTCGCGGGGGTGGCAGAGGTCAAGGCAGGTGGGAGCCGCCACGTCATGCCCGACCTGCCCGGCGTCCACCTGGAGGGGCCCTTCATCAGCCCGCACCGGCTTGGCGCGCAACCCCCGTTCGCGCTCGTGCCCACGCCCGACCTGGTCGACGAAGTGCTGGAAACGGGGGTGGTGCGGCTCGTGACGTTGGCTCCCGAACTCGAGCACTCTTCCACGGCCGCCGCCCGCTTCGCCGCCGCGGGCGTGCGCGTGTCGTTCGGGCACACGGTCGCCACGGCCGAGCAGGTCGCTCTCGTCACCGAGGTCGTGCGGGGCAGCCGCGGCACCGTGGGGTTCACCCACCTGTTCAACGCCATGAGCCAGCTCGGCAGCCGCGAACCGGGAGCGGTGGGCGCCGCGTTGGCCGACGCGGAAGCGTACGCCGAACTGATACTCGACCTGCACCACGTTCACCCGACCAGCTTCCGCGCGGCGCTCGCCGCGAAACCGGAGCATCTCCACCTGATCACCGACGCGGTGCGCGCCTGTGGCATGGCCGAGGGCGTCAGTGAACTGGGGGGGCAGAGGGTAATGGTGAAAGACGGCGCCGTGCGGCTCGAAAGCGGCAACCTGGCGGGGAGCGTCCTGACGCTGGATCAGGCGCTACGCAACGCCGTGGAGTTCGGCGGCGTGGACCTGCCCACCGCCAGCCGGGCCCTCTCCGGGGTCCCCGCGCGCTACCTGGGTCTGGCCGACAGGGGCGAGCTCGCCGTAGGCAGGCGCGCCGACCTGGTCGTCTTGGGCGCGGACCTGCGGGTGCAGGACGTGTACGTGGCGGGCCGCCGGTTGCGTTGA
- a CDS encoding thioredoxin domain-containing protein, with amino-acid sequence MAEPNRLVHEPSLYLRQHAHDPVDWYPWGEDAFARARAGDRPVLLSIGYSTCHWCHVMARESFRDPEVAAFMNREFVNVKVDREERPDVDAIYMAALQAMTGSGGWPLTMALTPSREPFFGGTYFPPNDRPGTPSFTRVLTSLVAAWRTRRSDVEASAAELSSALRRLAAPPVQGDGASLAVQDLYGEALRRLARLEDHANGGLGGAPKFPSHEALRLLLESPEEAAQGVALRALDAMSRGGICDQLGGGFFRYAVDAAWQVPHFEKMLYDNAGLLRAYALAYAITGEARYSVTAGRIVDWLVREMRAPDGAFYSALDAESEGQEGRYYVWTLTEFETVLEGMPQSDVRLAAEHFGVRAVGPVDGASVPRVAATVAELASANDRPVDEVGLVVEEAARRLLGSRSRRVRPGTDDKVLSSWNGLMIGALADAGVGLGEPRLLELARAAAASLRATAWVDGRLWHSRRGEELRVEGLLEDYAYLGLGLLALYRATFDAAHLRWALRLADAVSERFGDPDEGGYFSTAVDAEPLLVRPKGFIDAATPSENAAAAELVWWAARYRDDGEALAASEAAVAGMGEAIAQAPQAFASSLSLLKVQASPAREVVVVGRRGEAALEAMLAEVHGGRSRGLLILVLDGSGGELAALPLAEGRLGALERGAAEAFVCEGGACRLPVSTAGQLAEQLGAGFGSSVSARK; translated from the coding sequence ATGGCCGAGCCGAACCGTTTGGTGCATGAACCCAGCCTCTACTTGAGGCAACACGCCCACGACCCGGTCGACTGGTACCCGTGGGGCGAGGACGCCTTCGCGAGGGCCCGCGCGGGGGACCGCCCCGTGCTGCTCTCCATCGGCTACTCGACCTGTCACTGGTGCCACGTCATGGCCCGCGAGTCGTTCCGTGACCCGGAAGTTGCCGCGTTCATGAACCGCGAGTTCGTCAACGTGAAGGTGGACCGCGAGGAACGCCCCGACGTCGACGCCATCTACATGGCGGCCCTGCAGGCGATGACCGGGAGCGGCGGCTGGCCGCTCACCATGGCGCTGACGCCCTCCCGCGAGCCCTTCTTCGGCGGCACGTACTTTCCGCCCAACGACCGCCCCGGCACGCCGTCGTTCACTCGCGTGCTCACGTCGCTGGTCGCTGCGTGGCGGACGCGCCGGAGCGACGTGGAGGCCTCCGCCGCCGAGCTGAGTTCGGCCCTGCGGCGACTGGCCGCGCCACCCGTTCAGGGTGACGGCGCCTCACTGGCGGTGCAAGACCTGTATGGCGAGGCACTGCGGCGGCTCGCACGTCTAGAGGACCACGCCAACGGCGGCTTGGGTGGCGCACCCAAGTTCCCCTCGCACGAGGCGTTGCGGCTGCTGCTCGAGTCGCCTGAGGAAGCTGCGCAGGGCGTGGCCCTCCGGGCACTGGACGCGATGAGCCGGGGCGGGATCTGCGACCAGCTCGGCGGCGGCTTCTTCCGCTACGCCGTCGACGCCGCCTGGCAGGTGCCTCACTTCGAGAAGATGCTCTACGACAACGCTGGCCTGCTGCGGGCATACGCCCTGGCTTACGCCATCACTGGCGAGGCGCGCTACTCGGTCACGGCGGGGCGGATCGTCGACTGGCTCGTGCGGGAGATGAGGGCCCCTGACGGCGCCTTCTACAGCGCGCTGGACGCCGAGTCGGAGGGGCAGGAGGGCCGCTACTACGTCTGGACGCTCACGGAGTTCGAAACCGTGCTGGAGGGCATGCCCCAGTCCGACGTGCGCTTGGCGGCGGAACACTTCGGCGTGCGGGCCGTGGGCCCCGTGGACGGCGCGAGCGTGCCGCGCGTCGCGGCCACGGTCGCCGAGTTGGCTAGCGCGAATGACCGCCCCGTCGACGAGGTCGGTCTGGTGGTCGAGGAAGCCGCGCGCCGCCTCCTGGGTAGCCGGTCGAGGCGCGTGAGGCCGGGTACCGACGACAAGGTCCTCTCGTCTTGGAACGGGCTGATGATAGGGGCCCTGGCCGACGCCGGCGTGGGCCTCGGCGAGCCCCGCCTGCTCGAACTGGCCCGCGCAGCGGCCGCATCGTTGAGGGCGACGGCCTGGGTGGACGGGCGCCTGTGGCACTCGCGACGGGGCGAGGAGCTCAGGGTCGAGGGCCTGCTGGAGGACTACGCCTACCTTGGCCTTGGCCTTCTGGCCCTCTACCGCGCCACCTTCGACGCGGCCCACTTGCGGTGGGCGCTGCGCCTTGCCGACGCCGTCAGCGAGCGTTTCGGCGACCCCGATGAGGGCGGCTACTTCAGCACCGCGGTGGACGCGGAACCGTTGCTGGTGCGGCCGAAGGGCTTCATCGACGCCGCCACGCCAAGCGAGAACGCGGCCGCCGCCGAACTGGTCTGGTGGGCGGCTCGCTACCGCGACGACGGGGAGGCGCTGGCCGCCTCCGAGGCCGCGGTGGCCGGCATGGGCGAGGCTATCGCCCAGGCGCCGCAGGCTTTCGCCTCGAGCCTCTCGTTACTGAAGGTCCAGGCTTCTCCGGCGCGGGAGGTCGTCGTGGTGGGCCGGAGAGGTGAGGCCGCCCTGGAGGCCATGCTGGCCGAGGTGCATGGAGGGCGGTCGCGCGGTTTGCTCATCCTCGTGTTGGACGGTTCCGGTGGCGAGTTGGCGGCCCTGCCGCTCGCGGAGGGGCGCCTGGGCGCACTGGAGCGTGGCGCCGCCGAGGCGTTCGTGTGTGAGGGTGGGGCGTGCCGCCTTCCGGTAAGTACCGCTGGGCAACTGGCGGAACAACTCGGCGCAGGATTCGGCTCAAGCGTGTCGGCTCGAAAGTAG
- a CDS encoding DoxX family protein yields the protein MANSKTTFYPEPRISKFVFASKYMAPFWTVVRVYLGWLWLQAGWHKVTDPKWVGADAGTAISGFLRRAVGLSQGESPSVTGWYAWMIENLFLPMATFMSYVIAFGELLVGIALIVGFLTGAAAFFGGLMNVAFLLAGTLSTNPIMFFLATWLVLAWRIAGYYGLDYWVLPYLGAPRGDFDDDSEGRRTVPKAVKV from the coding sequence ATGGCTAACAGCAAAACCACCTTCTACCCTGAACCGCGGATCAGCAAGTTCGTATTTGCGTCGAAGTACATGGCGCCCTTCTGGACGGTCGTCAGAGTCTACCTGGGTTGGCTCTGGTTACAGGCCGGTTGGCACAAGGTTACGGACCCCAAGTGGGTCGGGGCCGACGCCGGCACGGCGATCTCCGGTTTCCTCAGGCGCGCCGTCGGCCTGTCGCAGGGCGAATCCCCCAGCGTTACGGGCTGGTACGCCTGGATGATCGAGAACCTGTTCCTGCCCATGGCGACCTTCATGTCTTACGTCATCGCGTTCGGGGAGCTGCTGGTGGGCATCGCGCTCATAGTGGGCTTCCTCACCGGCGCCGCGGCCTTCTTCGGCGGTCTGATGAACGTGGCCTTCCTCCTGGCGGGCACCCTCTCCACCAACCCGATCATGTTCTTCCTCGCCACCTGGCTCGTGCTGGCCTGGCGCATAGCGGGCTACTACGGCCTCGACTACTGGGTGCTCCCTTACCTCGGGGCGCCGCGGGGTGACTTCGATGACGACAGCGAGGGCCGCAGGACGGTGCCGAAAGCCGTCAAGGTCTGA
- a CDS encoding peptidylprolyl isomerase produces the protein MTFQPATRAIRARAFFAFAFALLLSIPGALAQSGTAPAAEPSAADPVVIRLGSHEERASEIAWRFGVTLRGVAAQQGQAYSQEFESSLWSLLPYYLDQRVQEVALTAEAERRGITPDMEKLESTMERIKAGLSEGQEFETVVHEAGFPDEAALRSMVTESDVINQLLEQIRTEVSATVTEPEVRVRYLAERGRFTEAEQYCARHILVAEEAVAQEVLAQLEGGADFAELAAKYGTDATKDRGGDLGCFGLGDMIPEFQAAVVDAPIGQAVGPVASQFGYHVVLVYDHHLARVKPFDEVKDTAREFTVAMATQAVVDGIVQGAGVITYPENLPTR, from the coding sequence ATGACTTTCCAACCGGCAACTCGTGCCATCCGGGCGCGCGCGTTTTTCGCGTTCGCCTTCGCCTTACTACTGAGCATTCCAGGCGCCCTCGCACAGTCGGGCACGGCGCCCGCCGCCGAACCGTCGGCCGCCGACCCCGTCGTCATCCGTCTCGGCTCTCACGAGGAGCGGGCCAGCGAGATCGCCTGGCGCTTCGGGGTGACCCTGCGCGGCGTGGCCGCCCAGCAGGGCCAGGCGTACAGCCAGGAGTTCGAGAGCAGCCTCTGGAGCCTGTTGCCCTATTACCTAGACCAGCGCGTGCAGGAAGTGGCGCTCACGGCAGAAGCGGAGCGCAGGGGCATCACTCCCGACATGGAGAAGCTGGAGTCGACGATGGAGCGTATCAAGGCCGGGCTCTCGGAGGGCCAGGAGTTCGAGACGGTGGTGCATGAGGCCGGCTTCCCCGATGAGGCCGCCCTGCGCTCGATGGTCACCGAATCCGACGTCATCAACCAGCTGCTGGAGCAGATCCGAACCGAGGTCTCGGCGACCGTGACCGAACCCGAAGTGCGCGTGCGTTACCTCGCCGAGCGGGGCCGCTTCACGGAGGCCGAGCAGTACTGTGCCCGCCACATCCTCGTTGCCGAAGAGGCGGTGGCCCAGGAAGTGCTGGCGCAACTCGAGGGCGGCGCGGACTTCGCGGAACTAGCAGCGAAGTACGGCACCGACGCGACCAAGGACAGGGGAGGCGACCTCGGCTGCTTCGGGCTGGGCGACATGATCCCCGAGTTCCAGGCCGCCGTGGTCGACGCCCCCATCGGGCAGGCCGTAGGCCCGGTGGCGAGCCAGTTCGGCTACCACGTCGTGCTCGTATACGACCACCACTTGGCGCGCGTGAAGCCCTTCGACGAAGTCAAGGACACGGCCCGGGAGTTCACGGTGGCTATGGCCACGCAGGCCGTCGTCGACGGGATAGTGCAGGGCGCGGGTGTCATCACCTACCCCGAGAACCTGCCTACTCGCTAA
- a CDS encoding DnaJ domain-containing protein: protein MAAYKDYYKTLGVAKDATKEEIRRAFRKLAAKHHPDRNPDDPGAEERFKEINEAYTVLADEEKRKLYDQYGTSGNVPPFAAAGGAQQYRSVSPEEFAGFSDFFQSLFGGFGGVRGDFGGRVSSMGGHAAGADPFDFGTPRPRTVQARLDVGVLDAFRGGPTTIRVGDKSLEVTLPRGVRDGAKLRLRGQAPGGADLILLIRHLPSPTFRVEGDSVHVQLRVPDYLAALGGTVRVPTLDGEVDMTLPPGSSTGRVLRLRGQGWPGAGGERGDEFAEVRVQVPGELTADQRELYQKLRDLTPVA from the coding sequence GTGGCGGCGTACAAGGACTATTACAAGACGTTGGGAGTCGCCAAGGACGCGACGAAGGAGGAGATCCGACGCGCGTTCCGGAAGCTGGCCGCCAAGCATCACCCTGACCGCAACCCCGACGACCCCGGCGCCGAAGAGCGGTTCAAGGAGATCAACGAGGCCTACACGGTCCTGGCCGACGAGGAGAAGCGCAAGCTCTACGACCAGTACGGGACCAGTGGCAACGTGCCGCCCTTCGCGGCGGCCGGGGGGGCGCAACAATACCGCAGCGTCTCGCCCGAGGAGTTCGCCGGCTTCTCCGACTTCTTCCAGTCGCTGTTCGGCGGTTTCGGCGGCGTGAGAGGCGACTTCGGCGGGCGGGTCTCGAGCATGGGCGGTCACGCCGCCGGCGCGGACCCGTTCGACTTCGGCACCCCGCGCCCCAGGACGGTCCAGGCGCGCCTAGACGTTGGCGTCCTAGACGCCTTCCGGGGCGGGCCGACCACCATCCGCGTGGGTGACAAGAGCCTCGAGGTGACACTCCCGCGAGGAGTCCGAGACGGCGCCAAGCTGCGCCTGCGCGGGCAAGCGCCAGGGGGCGCCGACCTCATCCTCCTGATCCGGCACCTGCCCAGCCCCACCTTCAGGGTGGAGGGCGACTCGGTGCACGTGCAGCTCAGGGTTCCCGATTACCTGGCGGCCCTCGGCGGCACCGTGCGCGTGCCCACCCTCGACGGCGAGGTGGACATGACCCTTCCCCCCGGGTCTTCCACGGGGCGCGTTCTGAGGTTGCGCGGCCAGGGTTGGCCCGGCGCGGGCGGCGAGAGGGGCGACGAGTTCGCCGAAGTCCGGGTGCAGGTGCCCGGCGAGCTGACGGCCGACCAGCGCGAGCTGTACCAGAAGCTGCGGGACCTCACCCCCGTCGCTTGA
- a CDS encoding serine hydrolase has protein sequence MRQPDHERDPEGVSGTALAPDLRARFEQLERVLGGLEAPSGETLDPGEDAVPGSLAVVAYPLVPGGDQSDVTVAYRPHERFPSASTIKVYVLQALLEKVAAGDADLDDELPVAAEDMVSGSGVLKTLMPNRYRLRDLATLMIVVSDNTATNVLMEFLGVDVINASVLAHGWTGTHSAGKLQVAQTVGEGKRVASSTTAADLADYFARLWRGELLPPLLTEEARAIYRKQQYGELGRSIAYDSYLASIGEAPWRIASKSGSITGVRNDAGVFEPLATARAGAAPFVVSIMTKGCVDGRFHSENLGAKVVGWAAAAVFERLS, from the coding sequence ATGCGGCAACCAGACCACGAACGAGACCCCGAAGGAGTTTCCGGCACCGCGTTGGCGCCCGACCTGCGGGCCCGCTTCGAGCAACTCGAGCGTGTGCTCGGGGGCCTCGAGGCGCCCAGTGGAGAGACCCTCGACCCGGGCGAGGACGCCGTGCCGGGGAGCTTGGCCGTGGTGGCGTACCCGCTCGTACCCGGTGGTGACCAGTCGGACGTGACGGTGGCTTACCGCCCGCACGAAAGGTTCCCGTCGGCCAGCACCATAAAGGTTTACGTCTTGCAGGCCCTGCTCGAGAAGGTGGCCGCCGGCGACGCCGACCTGGACGACGAGTTGCCGGTAGCCGCCGAGGACATGGTTTCGGGCTCGGGCGTGCTCAAGACCCTCATGCCGAACCGCTACCGGCTGCGCGACTTGGCCACCCTCATGATCGTGGTGAGCGATAACACCGCTACCAACGTGCTCATGGAGTTCCTGGGCGTGGACGTCATCAACGCCTCCGTCTTGGCCCACGGGTGGACGGGCACGCATAGCGCGGGCAAGCTCCAGGTGGCCCAGACGGTCGGCGAGGGCAAACGCGTCGCTTCGAGCACCACCGCGGCCGACCTCGCCGACTACTTCGCCCGATTATGGCGGGGCGAGCTGTTGCCGCCACTCCTGACCGAGGAGGCCCGGGCCATATACCGCAAGCAGCAGTACGGTGAACTCGGCCGGAGCATCGCCTACGACAGCTACCTGGCTTCCATCGGTGAGGCGCCGTGGCGCATAGCCTCGAAGAGTGGCTCCATAACCGGCGTGCGCAACGATGCCGGCGTGTTCGAGCCCCTGGCAACGGCCCGCGCCGGTGCCGCCCCCTTCGTGGTTTCTATCATGACGAAGGGCTGCGTCGACGGCCGCTTCCACTCGGAGAACCTTGGCGCGAAGGTGGTCGGCTGGGCCGCCGCCGCCGTGTTCGAGCGGCTCTCCTGA
- a CDS encoding UvrD-helicase domain-containing protein, translating to MKVRVASAGTGKTTSLVKRYLELVDAGVPLGRVAGVTFTRAAADELRQRVASGIEEVLERGSFLGSYYAPAGDRALFERAHNELEGAVLSTIHGFMIAGLRLNAPNLGLDPDFALLGEWEAAALFEEECAGLLMLAEKRGHPLHEAAAVLGGAAAELLLQLFTKRSLGPELVFGSSPTEAALEAMYRAALTRYDARLGATSLAPGEVERRALKMLDRQLATSRLIERFPHVLVDEYQDVNPLQGAFFERLAAAGARLGLVGDPKQSIYGFRNADVAVFRRALDAAELAGDLQPPLRESRRHARAPVAFLNRLTAKLAEQDLGFSPREAPSVTGAGDQADVLGSVELVVIEGGERLDVLRDREAEVLAERLEAHFRRGVAYEEMAVLARSHGALTRVAAALRGRGVPAFVVQGRGYYERSEVRDLRHALAVGAGPLGAGLLPFLRGPFAGLTLPEMAELARLDPSEWLTRLIERFPAVAGRMARLARLARATPLEALKGILREPLLGGKRFQELLTRRGRENVDALLFEMAGQPPRDVALFLDRLDLLARQAEAGDVPQGGEGVRLLSIHASKGLEFRVVGLFDAGAWGSNRHSTLLVEPGSGAVRLAGSPDFEQAQQEARLRDEQESFRLLYVAASRARDALVLTASMGRRPGVWLATLLELGLEGAGALPGVTLERLPYSPPEVLMAGEPEVPVGALPPAPWLDARREKSALPPVVSPSALARLRATDATETGEATEVTGVTDGDGTDRVDRPDMEYEADEPLSPAERSAGEDELERGRVGWGRARGTLTHFAIGHDWRPDDPSTRSTLLAQEVLAPFDRAQQTELVEEVLELLGHYWGMLGQALPALGDRGVDRAELPLAVSLGGTVWEGVVDRLYEVDGEWYLDDYKTDKLLAPERYYVQLGHYLNATERALGVRPRGRLVFLRHGRLIEPRTHDLADALERAGLGGPG from the coding sequence GTGAAGGTTCGCGTCGCCTCTGCCGGCACCGGCAAGACGACGAGCCTGGTCAAGCGCTACCTCGAGCTTGTCGACGCGGGCGTGCCCCTCGGCCGGGTGGCGGGAGTGACGTTCACGCGCGCCGCCGCGGACGAGTTGCGCCAGCGCGTGGCGAGCGGCATCGAGGAGGTGCTGGAACGCGGCAGCTTCCTCGGAAGCTACTACGCCCCAGCGGGCGACCGGGCGCTCTTCGAGCGCGCCCACAACGAGCTCGAGGGGGCGGTCCTCAGCACCATCCACGGCTTCATGATCGCCGGGCTGCGCCTCAACGCTCCCAACCTGGGCCTCGACCCCGACTTCGCGCTGCTGGGCGAGTGGGAGGCGGCCGCCCTCTTCGAGGAGGAGTGCGCGGGCCTTCTCATGTTGGCAGAGAAACGGGGGCATCCGCTTCACGAGGCGGCGGCCGTCCTGGGCGGCGCGGCGGCGGAACTGTTGCTGCAGCTCTTCACCAAGCGTTCGCTTGGTCCCGAGCTGGTCTTCGGAAGCTCGCCCACCGAGGCGGCGCTCGAAGCCATGTACCGTGCGGCACTGACCAGGTACGACGCAAGGCTAGGGGCAACGAGCCTGGCGCCCGGGGAAGTGGAGCGGCGCGCGCTGAAGATGCTGGACCGGCAGCTCGCGACGTCGCGCCTGATCGAGCGTTTCCCGCACGTCCTGGTGGACGAGTACCAGGACGTGAACCCCCTCCAGGGCGCCTTCTTCGAGAGGTTGGCCGCTGCGGGCGCGCGACTCGGACTGGTGGGCGACCCGAAACAGTCCATCTACGGCTTCCGCAACGCCGACGTGGCGGTGTTCCGTCGCGCGCTGGACGCCGCCGAGCTGGCCGGTGACCTTCAGCCGCCGCTCCGGGAAAGCCGCCGCCACGCGCGCGCCCCAGTGGCCTTCCTCAACCGTCTAACCGCCAAGCTGGCCGAGCAGGACCTGGGCTTCTCGCCGCGCGAGGCCCCGAGCGTGACGGGCGCCGGTGACCAGGCCGACGTTCTTGGCAGCGTGGAGCTGGTCGTGATCGAGGGTGGCGAACGACTGGACGTGTTGCGAGACCGCGAGGCCGAAGTGTTGGCGGAGCGGTTGGAGGCACACTTCCGCCGCGGCGTGGCTTATGAGGAGATGGCGGTGCTCGCCAGGAGCCACGGTGCTCTGACCAGGGTGGCCGCGGCGCTTCGCGGTAGGGGAGTGCCAGCGTTCGTCGTACAGGGGCGCGGCTACTACGAGCGCAGCGAGGTCCGCGACCTGCGCCACGCCCTGGCGGTCGGCGCCGGCCCGCTGGGTGCGGGCCTGTTGCCGTTCTTGCGCGGCCCGTTCGCGGGCCTCACCCTGCCCGAGATGGCCGAGCTGGCGCGGTTGGACCCCAGCGAGTGGCTGACTCGGCTCATCGAGCGCTTCCCGGCCGTCGCGGGGCGCATGGCGCGGCTTGCCAGGTTGGCGCGCGCCACGCCCCTGGAGGCCCTCAAGGGCATCTTGCGCGAGCCGCTCCTGGGCGGCAAGCGGTTCCAGGAACTGTTGACGCGGCGCGGTCGCGAGAACGTCGACGCGCTGCTCTTCGAGATGGCCGGCCAGCCGCCGCGGGACGTGGCGCTCTTCCTGGACCGCCTAGACCTCCTGGCGCGCCAGGCCGAGGCCGGCGACGTTCCACAGGGTGGCGAGGGCGTCCGGCTGCTCAGCATCCACGCCTCCAAGGGACTCGAGTTCCGGGTGGTCGGACTGTTCGATGCCGGCGCCTGGGGCTCCAATCGTCACTCGACGCTCCTGGTCGAACCGGGGAGCGGCGCCGTGCGCCTGGCCGGCTCGCCGGACTTCGAGCAGGCCCAGCAGGAGGCCAGGCTTAGGGATGAACAGGAGTCCTTCCGCCTCTTGTACGTGGCCGCGAGCCGCGCCCGCGATGCGCTCGTGCTCACGGCCAGCATGGGCCGGCGCCCCGGCGTGTGGCTGGCCACCCTACTCGAGCTCGGTCTGGAAGGCGCGGGCGCACTGCCGGGCGTGACGCTGGAACGGCTGCCTTACTCGCCGCCCGAAGTTCTCATGGCCGGCGAACCCGAGGTGCCGGTGGGGGCGCTTCCCCCCGCGCCGTGGTTGGACGCCCGGCGCGAGAAGTCCGCGCTGCCGCCCGTCGTCAGTCCCTCCGCCCTGGCCCGGCTGCGCGCGACCGATGCCACCGAGACCGGTGAGGCCACCGAGGTCACCGGGGTCACCGACGGCGACGGGACCGACAGGGTCGACCGGCCTGACATGGAATACGAGGCCGACGAGCCGTTATCGCCTGCAGAGCGCAGCGCCGGTGAGGACGAACTCGAGCGTGGCCGCGTGGGCTGGGGCCGGGCCCGCGGCACGCTCACGCACTTCGCCATCGGCCACGACTGGCGCCCGGACGATCCCTCAACGAGGAGCACCCTGTTGGCGCAGGAGGTGCTGGCGCCCTTCGACCGGGCGCAACAGACCGAGTTGGTGGAGGAGGTGCTGGAGCTGCTGGGTCACTACTGGGGCATGCTGGGGCAGGCCTTACCGGCGCTGGGTGACCGAGGTGTCGACCGCGCCGAGCTGCCGCTGGCCGTCAGCCTCGGTGGCACGGTCTGGGAGGGCGTCGTGGACCGCCTCTACGAGGTAGACGGCGAGTGGTACCTGGACGATTACAAGACGGACAAGCTTTTGGCACCCGAGCGGTATTACGTCCAGTTGGGGCACTACCTGAACGCGACGGAGAGGGCCTTGGGAGTGCGGCCTCGCGGCCGGCTGGTGTTCTTGCGGCACGGCCGGCTGATCGAACCCCGGACGCATGACTTGGCCGACGCCCTCGAACGCGCCGGACTCGGAGGACCCGGCTAG